In Sardina pilchardus chromosome 8, fSarPil1.1, whole genome shotgun sequence, the genomic window ATTGtctaacaacaaaacaaaacaaaaaaacaatggcatCAACTACACAGCAAGGAGGGTAGGCAATAAAAAGTTTACACATTTGAAGCCAATGTTAAACATTTCACTTATAGAATTACAAAATCCGCATTTTGGGAGCCCATTTGAACATTACCTTGCAGAGTGGAAACATCGGGGAGTTGCTGTGATCCTGTATCCATATCTTCTGTGTCATCTATTAAATCAcaatgtaaaaatgttatgaaatgttattacatcatcaaccatatacacatacaccagGTATATTCAACAAAATGTAAATGATGCATACCACCGATTCCATCAAGAGATTTTCCTTGAATATCCTTCACACTTCCCTTCTCCATAGCCATAAGCAGTTTTGAGATCTTAGCCAGCTGAATTGTTGATTGGGGCAGTCGATAGTACTCTATATGCACCCTAATGTCATGGCCGAGAAAATCGGCCAGCTGGTCCAGTTCATTATCTTTCAAGTTCATGACTTGGCTTATTGTGGCGATCTGTTTGCGAAGGTTAGTTGATCTGAGGTTTTGAGGATCTTCGGCTCCACAAGCATCTGCAAATTGACCAAACTGCCCTCTGTAGTGACCAAGACTACAAGGAACAGCGAAGAGGTAATCGTTGTTTTCAGTAACTCCACACTCTTTCCTCTTACTAATGAGGGGTGACAGGTTAGCGGTCATATCAGGAGTCAGGATCACCGCAATATTTCgtcctttttcccccctcaattCCACTCTGGCGAATTGTTTGCAAAGTCTCCTCTCAACTTCTGTAAGCCCAGTGCTTATGTCATCGTTAAGTTGTGACATGTCACGATCTTCAACATTTTTTACAGTCATTCGCGCCACTTCACCTGGATTATCGGCTAGTTTCTCCTTAGCCAATTCCACTTGCTGACCAAGATGTAACTGTAGCTTCTGAACGTCTTTGGCCAGTGGAAGCCTGGTGCTCTTGTTGCATTTGGCCTCGCTCAGGTTTGATAAGGCAGAATGGGAAACTAATTCAGACCACTTTGTTTTCTGAAGTGTATGAAACCTCTTGATGGAATCGATCCCCTCTTGGTCCTCTTCCATGAGGGCACGACACATCATGAGGTCACTTATCTTTCTGAGAGAATGCCCAATTTTCAGGGCCAAACTTGGGGCTTtgaatgtgttgttttggtgaTCAAAACCAGAAACTCTCTTGACAGCACTAGTAAGAATGAAGAAGTTGCCTGGTTTTATTGCCTCTTCCATGTTATGGATTCTAGTTGTGTGGCGCAAAGTCACAAGTAATCTCCCAAGTTCCCTTACTTTCTGTCTTATATACTCATGCTTTGATCTGTCACTCCCATGTTTATTAAAGAGGGACTGGGCAAACTGCATGAGATAATGATCATTCCTTACTGCAGAGGACACTGCATCCTTGTGCATTTTGCCCAGCACTGACCAAAGTTCACTTGAAATTGGCTGGGACATTGTAGATTGAGCAGATGCTATGccaaagactctctctctcaactcggGTCCCTCTTCAACATTATTCTCGGGTCTCAGAGCACATCTTTTCATATGTCGAGAAAGTTCTTTTCTGGATATCATACCCTTACAGTACAAGCAGTAATCATACGTCTCAGAGCTGCTGCTCTGTTTGGAACTCCTTTTCACTTTAAGACAGCCTGATCCTGTGGTTTTAACGACTGAGTTATGCTTGAAGTTGCCAAGGTTTCGGAATTTTTCAAGAAGAACCTTTATGTCCTTTGAGGATTTGGGGAACTGGAGTGCCTGAGCAATTTCAGCATTTTCATGTGCATGCCTCTCGAGATGACGTGCAAAGTTTGTTTGAGGTTTTCCACATAGGAAACAATAATTGACATGGCTTTTAAGGAGTTTTCCTGATTTGGTTGTGGATTTACTTTGGCTAAGAACATCCACCGTACCCTTTTCGGTACTCACATCTCCTGTTTTCTGCATGTTTGACTCTGAGCTTTCTGGTTCtggtttggggtcacttaggaGATCACCGATAGTTTCTACATCTACCAGGAAATTCTTACAGATATcctgtgtattcatgtgttctTGTTCAGCAAAAGTATCGTCTAAATCAGGCATGTTAGTGGTATGGGACGTTTTGGATGTTTCAGGCAACTCAACACTCAACTCTGTCCCTGAGCTTTCTGAATCCGATACAGACTCTGGGATGTACTCATCATCAGATGCTAATGTTACATCATCCTGTAAAGTAGAATGAAatgaatggaatgaaatgaatgaattaaaaaaaacaactcattATATCGATATATACGTCAGTGTACACTTACATCTATATCCCAGTCTTCTGAGGATTTCTGGAGGCAGTTTCTAtgccacacaccacagcattCTTCATAGACAAAATTAGGCAAACCACAGTGTTAGATAACAATTGAGCAGTTTCCCATGCTGACTAATCACATACTCATTTTCTTATTAAATGCaaacagcttcacacttttGAAACATATAAAATCAAGAAATGTGAACAAAATGAACTATTTAGTACAAATGCACAGTTTTAAAATTCAACTTAGACAAAAAGGACACAGGTTTCCACCATTAAGGTAGAATTCACTGGAGTGGCAGAGCATGTACATTACTCATTCAAAGTTAAAAATGCATGTAGTGatcccacacatcacacattagATTGATCATATGGCATCGTCCTAACAATTAAGATACTTGAGATCCTGAATATAAAGCATTGTTACTGTAAAACAGATACATTAGTAGCCTGACCTGATCAAAGACCGATTATTTTTGTAACGCGTAATGTGCAAGGTATGAGGCCATATAGGCTATGTTTCAAAATGCATTCTTGGCCCAAAGACTTCTGGCAGAATGGAAGAACAGAAATGCTGAAATGTTTATCCTACATTAACTAAGAAGGCTTGTGGGAATAAAAGTAAAGTAATTTAAAAGCTGTGGAGACAACTAGAAGCATTTGGATTGCCAATTGCTTGGTGGATCTATTGAATTAGGTCTGGATTTATTAGGCCTAAAGTTTTTGTTCATCATGACGACTACATTCTAAATTCAAAGGCGACTTGAAAAGCCCACTCGATCTATTATCA contains:
- the LOC134089398 gene encoding uncharacterized protein LOC134089398; this translates as MPWRTTPLQDATNHILAGRDKNAMLEIKYINPVKGRGIFTSAVFNQGDFVVEYRGELIDAAEAEHRRKLYHSACSIFMFDFIWKRKTWCIDGALEDGSFGRLVNDEHKSPNCRMKLIEAGGKPHMCLFALKEIASGTEITYDYGGKEWPWRKKVPLTVTSTAAQESIKDSFQDQIMASTVFIEETRERPEVQSCNMTPGSSACETQLSGASFPSGQHSIAELGDDAHDLEANVFSSDLYRDAELRAECQSFIPTPDSPAHEVHCVRGQCSTSTANEGIGEVSVQPQEVSPPVFSTDFASETKSILECQSSRSTPNDSACECTIHQLVFEMVRIDECWICHSPLTSIRWCGLRCKQCCGVWHRNCLQKSSEDWDIDDDVTLASDDEYIPESVSDSESSGTELSVELPETSKTSHTTNMPDLDDTFAEQEHMNTQDICKNFLVDVETIGDLLSDPKPEPESSESNMQKTGDVSTEKGTVDVLSQSKSTTKSGKLLKSHVNYCFLCGKPQTNFARHLERHAHENAEIAQALQFPKSSKDIKVLLEKFRNLGNFKHNSVVKTTGSGCLKVKRSSKQSSSSETYDYCLYCKGMISRKELSRHMKRCALRPENNVEEGPELRERVFGIASAQSTMSQPISSELWSVLGKMHKDAVSSAVRNDHYLMQFAQSLFNKHGSDRSKHEYIRQKVRELGRLLVTLRHTTRIHNMEEAIKPGNFFILTSAVKRVSGFDHQNNTFKAPSLALKIGHSLRKISDLMMCRALMEEDQEGIDSIKRFHTLQKTKWSELVSHSALSNLSEAKCNKSTRLPLAKDVQKLQLHLGQQVELAKEKLADNPGEVARMTVKNVEDRDMSQLNDDISTGLTEVERRLCKQFARVELRGEKGRNIAVILTPDMTANLSPLISKRKECGVTENNDYLFAVPCSLGHYRGQFGQFADACGAEDPQNLRSTNLRKQIATISQVMNLKDNELDQLADFLGHDIRVHIEYYRLPQSTIQLAKISKLLMAMEKGSVKDIQGKSLDGIGEDMDTGSQQLPDVSTLQDNEEILASGAFGSPHLSETAAQDNEVMLASGTCGSPHLSETAAQDDLWNSVCVTSSSPHLPDSVTQGFRVSSRRCVKRPWSKEEIQAVMKHMRPFIENGVTHQ